DNA sequence from the Candidatus Limnocylindrales bacterium genome:
TGCGGATCAACCTCATTCCGCTCTACTCATGGTATCTGCTGGTGGCGGCGGTGATGGTGCTGTTCGCGTTCCCGCCGCTGATCGCCGGCAGCCTGCTGCTCGAGCTCGAGCGCGCCTTCGGTTGGCCCTTCTTCGATCCACGACGCGGCGGCGACCCGCTCCTGTGGCAGCACCTGTTCTGGATCTTCGGCCACCCCGAGGTCTACATCATCTTCCTGCCGTCGATCGCGATCGTCGCGATGATCGTGCCGACCTTCGCGCGCATCCCGATCGTCGGTTACAGCTACGTGGTTCTGGCCGCCGTCGGCACGGGCTTTCTGAGCTTCGGGTTGTGGGTGCACCACATGTTCACCACCGGCCTGCCGGGAATCTCGCTCGGCATGTTCTCGGCGGCATCGCAGGCGGTGGCGCTGCCGACGGGCCTGCAGATCTTCTGTTTCCTGGCCACGATGCTGGCCGGGCGCATGACGGTCTCGGTGCCGGTGCTGTTCACGCTCGGCGGGCTCTCAACGTTCATCATCGGCGGGCTGACGGGCGTGATGGTGGCGCTGGCGCCGTTCGACTTTCAGGCGCACGACACGTTCTTCGTAGTCGGCCACCTGCACTACGTGCTGATCGGCGGCAGCATCTTCCCGGTGGTGGCGGGCTTCTACTACTTCTTCCCGCTGGTCAAGGAGCGAAAGCTGTCCGAGCGTGCGGGACGCGTCGCCTTCTGGCTGATGCTGGCGGGTTTCAATGTGGCGTTCCTGCCGATGCACTGGAGCGGTCTGCTGGGGATGCCTCGCCGCGTGTACACGTATCCGGAAGGACTGGGCCTGGAATGGCTGAACCTGGTGTCGACCATCGGCGCCTTCATCCTGGCCAGCGGAATCGCCGTGTTCGTCGTCGATGTGTTCCGGCCGAAGAGGAATGCGCCGCCCAGCGAACGCAATCCCTGGAAGGCCGGCACGTTGGAATGGCTGACCGAGATGGCCGACACGAAGTGGGGCATCCGGTCCATTCCCGAGATCGACAGCCGATATCCGCTGTGGGACCAGCCGGACTTCGAGCGCGACGTCGACGAGGGCCGCTTCTATCTGCCCGACGCCGAGGAGGGGCGGCGCGAGACGCTGGTGACCAGCGTCATCGACGCCGCGCCTGCGCAGTGCCTGCGCCTGCCGGGACCCACGTTCCTGACGCTGTGGGCGGCAGTGCTGACGGGCGGCATCTTCATCTTCTCGACCTTCCACCTGTGGTGGGCGGCGCTGGCCAGCGGCGTAGCGGCAACGGCCGTCATCCTGGTGTGGCTGTGGACGGGAACGGCCGACATTCCCGAAAAGGCGCACAAGGATGTGGGGCTCGGGCTGACGCTGCCGCTGTATGCATCGGGGTCGGAGTCGGTTGGGTGGTGGGCGATGCTGATCACGATGCTCGGCATCTCGGCAGCATTCGTCTCCCTCGTGTTCGCGTACTTCTTCTTCTGGACGATTCACGAGGATTTCCCGCCGCGCCAGGGCGCCGCCACGCTTGCGGCCGCCTGCGTTGCC
Encoded proteins:
- the ctaD gene encoding cytochrome c oxidase subunit I; its protein translation is MKTDEHDPSPLRQAPPPEVRRAQEERLAQAWKLPAGWRYWSAVNNQDVGFWYTTAAFLFFLFAGVLALLMRVQLALPNNTFLSAQTYNQLFTLHGSIMMFLFAVPIFEAFSIMVLPQMLGARDLPFPRLSAFGFWSFVIGGVFFCGSIFFGAAPSGGWFMYPPLTSGYDRGIGPDIWLLGLSFIEVAAIAAAVELIVGILKCRPPGMRINLIPLYSWYLLVAAVMVLFAFPPLIAGSLLLELERAFGWPFFDPRRGGDPLLWQHLFWIFGHPEVYIIFLPSIAIVAMIVPTFARIPIVGYSYVVLAAVGTGFLSFGLWVHHMFTTGLPGISLGMFSAASQAVALPTGLQIFCFLATMLAGRMTVSVPVLFTLGGLSTFIIGGLTGVMVALAPFDFQAHDTFFVVGHLHYVLIGGSIFPVVAGFYYFFPLVKERKLSERAGRVAFWLMLAGFNVAFLPMHWSGLLGMPRRVYTYPEGLGLEWLNLVSTIGAFILASGIAVFVVDVFRPKRNAPPSERNPWKAGTLEWLTEMADTKWGIRSIPEIDSRYPLWDQPDFERDVDEGRFYLPDAEEGRRETLVTSVIDAAPAQCLRLPGPTFLTLWAAVLTGGIFIFSTFHLWWAALASGVAATAVILVWLWTGTADIPEKAHKDVGLGLTLPLYASGSESVGWWAMLITMLGISAAFVSLVFAYFFFWTIHEDFPPRQGAATLAAACVAGGALALLSWALTLAARYCNGRDVAAAFYGAMAGSIASAFAAGGVLLAGPWRAGLDPAAHVYPAIVWSLVGWTVLQLALGVLMNSYCIARRLAGRMTARFDIDIHNVALYWHFVAATVALTVATVGLSPLIA